The nucleotide sequence CCGACGGGTCGGGTCGGCGCCGAAGTACCGATCGATGACATGGGCGACGGTGGCGCGCTGGAAGTCCTTCAATCCGGCCATGACCGGGCCGGCGTCGTACCGTTTCACGAGCGCACCGCCTCCGTGATCATGTCCCGCGCCGTGCTGATGACTCGCCACAGTTCGACGAAGCCCGGGGGCAGTAGACGCTCGCCGTTACCGCTGGCTTCGATGCGGGTGACCAGCCGGGCCAGGTCGTCGAGCTGCTCGGGCCGGTCGACGAGAGCGTTGAGCAGCAGCTCGAGGATTCCGGTTGCGCCAGAGCGCCAGGCGCCGATTTCACCGGCCTCGCCGCCGACGGTGGCGATAGCCTCGGTCCCGAGGCCGAGCATGAGCAGCAGGAACTGTAGGAACTTCTCCGGCGTGTCGATCTGCGCGGCGATGACATGGTCGAGCCGGTGTTCGGGATCGCCGACCAGAGCCGCGAGGACCACCGTCTGTTCCCGACCGGTGCTGTCCTCGACGCTGATTGCGACGAACGGGGTGACGTCGACCAGCGCAAGCCCGCTGAACGTCGCGTCCACCGGCTGTCCCGGCGCAAGCACCACCACCTCCCCGCGGCGGGTGTGCAGCTGCGCGGTAATGCGCACGCCCAGGGCGTCGGGCAGGGCGTCCTCGGACGCCAGCCGAATGTGGTAGCTGTCGGCGTCGGACGTGACGGCGGCCGTCAGCGGGATGGCGGCGATGTCGCGGATCAGCTCACGAAGATCGGCCACCTCCGGCTCCGGTTCGATCGCGTTGTGGCGTTCGTGGGGTTCGAGGATCTCCCGGAAGCCCGCCGTGGGACCGACCAGAGCGTCGATGCCCCACTGGGTGCGGCTACCGACCAGTTCCACGAGCAGTTCGACGTTACCGCCGAACGCCGCGTCGGTGGCGTTCGCCGAGCCCAGCAGCACCCGCGCCTGGTGGCCCTTCTCCACCACATACAGCTTCGCGTGTAGCCCGGCGAGCACCTCCTGACCCGACGGCGCACCCTCGGCCGGCAGACCGGCGAGAGCATTGATCACCAGCGCTTGCACCCCGGTCAGGCTCTCCTCCGGGAGGCAGTCGAGCGTTTCCTGCCGGCTCACCAACGCGGGCTGCCCGCTCGGCGCGCACCTATCCA is from Micromonospora terminaliae and encodes:
- a CDS encoding phospholipase D family protein, encoding MLAPDSRALLLDALRPPPGGRLSRAVALTFTLDLESLLVAPLAFAAHGLRESTDPIAVMEGVRHCADRIDVFCQAGQIVVPPTASALLAFVEPMVHQVRRPGPGRLFHPKLWALRFHDEATGETSLRLLVLSRNLTKDRSWDVCLRLDGVIGTRRLVANRPVVELLRQAMRLAVAPLPPHRQAAIEALGEDLRRAEWEYPEGAREMFFHALGVPGARLPDFGGTRHLVVSPFCTPGGLDRCAPSGQPALVSRQETLDCLPEESLTGVQALVINALAGLPAEGAPSGQEVLAGLHAKLYVVEKGHQARVLLGSANATDAAFGGNVELLVELVGSRTQWGIDALVGPTAGFREILEPHERHNAIEPEPEVADLRELIRDIAAIPLTAAVTSDADSYHIRLASEDALPDALGVRITAQLHTRRGEVVVLAPGQPVDATFSGLALVDVTPFVAISVEDSTGREQTVVLAALVGDPEHRLDHVIAAQIDTPEKFLQFLLLMLGLGTEAIATVGGEAGEIGAWRSGATGILELLLNALVDRPEQLDDLARLVTRIEASGNGERLLPPGFVELWRVISTARDMITEAVRS